tctatacacatttaacatttcccaaatgcttgattaacatttttcagatacttgttcaacatttttttgaaatgcttgattaaaatttttatatacatgattaaaAAATCCATCATTTttttaataagtgatcaacattttcTGTATACCCATTCAAAATTGTCCAAATTCTTGTTCAACATTGTCCAAACACTTGTTCAacaatttttaatacttattcaacattttcaaataattgttcaatATATTTTAAATACtcgttcaaaaaatttcaaatacttgttcaacatcttTCAAATGTTTTTGTAGAGTTTTTTTTGTAtataatattttaaagtataaaacaAATTacaaaaataaagcagaaaacgaaaatagaaaactaaaaaactaaaaaagaagaaaaacaggtTGTGGCCTCCCACGCGCATGGGCCGGCCCTTCTCGCTCGCCCCTTCAGCGGGTTGGAAGTTGAACTGGCTTAATTGCCTCAAAAAAAAGTTGAACTGGCTTAAGGCGAGATATAGGGGCGCCCTCCTGATTAGCCCTTCTGGCGCCAGTTTATCAAACTGGCGCTCACACAGAACCCCCACTTGGGCTGGTCCAACAAACGCGTTCGCTCGTTCCTTGCTTCGCTCGATCGCAACCCAACTTCTTTTGCTCGGTCAGGCGTCGCAAAGTCAGCTGTTGATCGGTCTTGCCTACAAAAAATTGTTGATCGTTCAAAATTTGACCATTAACTTTTCGAAAAATAGATCTGCAAAATTTTTGTCAATTTCAAAacagatcatgaatttcaaaaataagacataaatattttaaattttatcaaattttaaaaaaagttcatcaatttgaaaattCATTGAATTTTTAAAAAAGCCAAGATTtacaaaaagttcattgattttgaaaaaaaagttcatcaaatttgaaaaaacgtTTTGCGCTGCTTGCAGTTATTTTTGCTCTTTCTGTTATTTATGCAGAGTCCGAAACGATCTGCGAAGTGCGAGATGGATCATGTATGATGCCTTCACCACCTTCACCCGAATTGAGGTCGAGCCCCTGAACGCGGGCAGTCTTCTGAGCAAGCAGCTACGGAGGACGAAGCAGCAGCCAGCCTGGAGGCTCTGGCGCTATCTCCTCAGCGAGATATGGAAGATGACGGAGCGTGATTTCCTTTCAGCCAAGCCATCTAGCTAGTCTAGTCTCTAGTGTAGGGGCCTAGTGCGCAGGGTTGACCTCTGGTTACAGACAAACACTACTCcacactagtagaatgcccgtgcgttgccacgggcttttaaaGCATTTTGCTGAAATTAGTATAAACATGTATAGAAAAGGTAAACCGTAACAATTGGGTAATAATTGAAATTCATTTCACGGTGCAATGTAAGTTGATTAAAAAGATAatttaagggcatcttcaacgctgaCCCGTAAACCGGACACCATATTCGTTCATGGATGCGGAACCAGTCCACAGACAATGATACGGGAGCCGACCATCCAACCATAACCAAAAATGCCCGTAACAATCTAACTTTAAACATGCTAAACAATGGTTAATTAAAAAAACACCTTCCGCCAACACAAAACTAACATGTTACATGCACCTTCGGCCAACCAATGCAATGCATTGCAAGCAGCTTCCGCCACACACTTGACCAAAAGCATTGCCTTTTGGAGAGAAAACATAGATTAACATCAGTGTTTTTGGCCGAAGGTGTTCtaatatttcgcacaaaccatgtATTTAATAATAATTAGAGATTTATACTAAGTAAATCATATTTGGCTAGATAGCCGTGTCCCTTTCGCCAAATCAAGCTAGCTAGCTTGAAGTCTTCCGCCGAACATCATGCTAATCAGTTATTCATCACGTTCTTCTTCCGCCGAATAAGACCAGTCTTACGCCATCCTGCACGGACAAGGGCACGTGGTGGCTTTTTGTAGGCcagtcggatgtccgggctccgGCAAAGCTCCTCTTTGTTTGTCTCGAATTTGCGGAAAAAATTGTGTGCGGACCCATCGGCGGACCGATGCAGGGTCGCGTTGGACGGCAAAGTCATCTTTAATGAAATGTACTTTGCGACATTTTCTATAGTATGAAAATTATTCCGCTCAAACAACAGTAACTGAACGAACCAATATCAACCCCATCCCGCTCAATCTCGACCTTCACACTTACCACAAAATTCACTAACTCGTGTTCTAAGTGAGCTAGTGATCGCCGCAGCTGTGGCAAGCCAGCAGCAAGGGACAAGGGCGACAACTATCTTCCTATCTTAGTGCTAGTACCTCATGGTTCTATACCGGACCCACTCTTCATCCAGGATTCTATCACGATGGCGTTATGCTCATGCGTTGCCACGAAAATAGAAAGCTACGAATAGAAATGTTCGTCCAAAGCCTGAAAAATGTCAATGTGTCTCCTCTTCCCGCCCTCACACGCGCATGCCTAGTTCGTGGTACAAATTTATTTATCCATTAGAGAAGAGAAAAAAAAGTTTCTTCTCTCGTTTTATCTTCTATAGCTAATTGCATGTGCGTTGCAACCGGGGCACACATAGTCCGATATTGTCGATTATTCCTTTTTCCCGTGAAATCACTCTTGTTCCATTCACTATTTTTACCTCTCCACCTCCCCAGTCCAAACTCGCCACATGTGTCCCTCACACAAACATTTTGAAATTCGAACCCATAATGGTGCAGATGCGGTAAATTTCACATCTTGTATTAGTAAAGTGTGGCTGCATTTTACGATTTCATGACTGTAAGCCTACCctccccccctccttctctctccctctccaaGGGCTATTATTTTCAATAGTGAACTTGGAACTAAAAATGTGAGAATAATATTTTCTTTCAAATATGCATACATGGAATTTGTAGAAGCCAATTTATTTAATAAGAGAAATATAATGTTCCTGTTGCACTTTCACATGAGTTGCAAAAAAAATATGGACATCGGTCATTAGCTTCAGGTCTATTTTTACTCTTATTGAATCGCGGTAAAGTATTCTAATTCAATAAGAATTTCGCGGGTCGATGTGAAGATAAAAGCATGGCCGATTTACACTTTTGGGTTCTTGGAACCAACGTCTCATGAATCAGTTCATCCATTGGCACAATTACAAGCACGGAAACTTGAACtgtccaaaacacatggcaaaggTGTACCTTTGCCGTTAGTAATTCTTCACAATACCGGTCAATAAATTAGTTAATGGGACGATTAAGGTCACCAAGTAGCCGATTAACATATTAGTATCATCTTCAAAATAAATTACTCAACATGATGGAAATATACTCGTAAAACATTTAGCTTTACCTTAGTAGATGCCGAAGATAATTAGTATCCACAACATGAAAGCAACAAGATATTATAAAGAGTGATTCTGGTGAAACATAATGTAGCAGTGCATGGTTTACCATTATTTCTGTTTACGAAGATATTCATGAGAAGTACATCAAACTTCGTCTAAAAATATTTAAACCACATAGAGCTCCTATATGTTCTCAGCTCGTATTCTTCGTAACTTGAAATAAAATGTACAATTGACCTAATGTAGTTCGGACCGAGTGGAATAGTCCAATCTCTAATGGCCTTGTGATCAGGTTGAAATGTAAATAACTCTGCAAAAAAGACATGAAAATCGATCATGTTGGAAATCATGATTTGATATGCATTTGAAGCCCCATTTTGCAATTCATGAACACGTCAAAACAATCAGAAATACATCACAAGTAAGCGAATAAGGATCTAACTGTACCAAATAGGAAAAATGAAGTATCTGCAATATTTACGCATTTTGTAATCATAGTAATGTTTTTAAAGTTATCAGTGTCTGCAATATTTACCGCATTTTGTAACCATAGTAATGGTTTTAAAGTTATCAGTATCACCTGTAGGCAATTTCCCTTCCTCCACTTCCTTTCCATTGATTAGAACGGACTCTACACACCACACGTATCTGATGGCTTCATCTGTGAAAGAATGAGATGAGATTTGTAGGTTTACTCCTCTATGATAGAAATATGCGAGTCCAAATGCATTTGGTAGCAGGGGTGGACCTTGCTCGACGCAGCATCAAGCAGAGGCAAGGGCTCTGGGACGTCATCGTCAACCCCATGTCGGCAGTGAGCACAAAATTTGGTTATCAATTGGGGTAATTCCACTTTCAATTAACAAAAGTACAGCCGCAAAAGTACACCTGTGCAAAGATGTAAAAATGCCTCCCTTAAGAAGATCATCTCATTTCTGTAAAACTTATCCTATCGACGCATCAAGAACTTGTTACCAGAAGAACCTCATGCTCGTATGTGTCAAACTACTCGCTGGCAAATTTGTTGAACGTTTACAGAACAAAATCCACATCGAGTAACTTTATCCCACTGAAGCAACTGAACGAAGCTACTGGCACGCAACAGCAAGCACATGAATGCATCTCCCCATCTGCATGCATGAGTCAGACCTCAAGGTACTACAATGCAAGAATGGAATAAGCTAGTGACACATCACACATTCTTGAAATAGTAGAGGTAAAGATATTGAAAACATATATCAACCTAAAATGGCAGGCTTGTGATGTGCAACAAAATGGAACTGATGGCAACCATCTCCATGACAATCTCCGTTTATATCCTACTGTAAACAGAAGAGCTGGGATGAAAAAATTAATTTAAACCAATCATGCACAAAGATCACTATTCTGATGGTAAATTTGAGATAGCCTAGATGTTATCATCAATGTTATAAACCACAGATCATTAGGAATCAACACTAACCATGGAAAATTTGGTAGTCGCTGCTTGCTGTAAACCTAAACTCTCTGCTATGGAGCATTAACATCCGCTTCCAGGCTCCAGCTGCTGGCCCATGGGATATCTTCCATATGCCCCGCCAGCTCATGCTTGGCAATATTAATCTGATGCTACGCAATAGAAACCTAAAACACCAACAACAAAATGCAATTTTAAGAAGGCTATCATTTGCCTGAACGAAAAGTCCACGGGAACTCTGAATAGTAGTACTTGCGGATCCCGACATTGATCTCAACAGTACACTCCTCCTGCCATCCAATAAACTAAGTTAACAGTAAATCAAGAAGTTTTAAAATAATATTGTTTGAATAGTAGATATAAGCAACAAGATAATTGATGTAGGTCAAATATATATGACGTGAAGGCTGACCTAAATCAACGCACACATGAGACTTGACTGGGGCGCAGAGGCGCCTATAGGGTTCGCCGTGGCAGCAACTCGGGGGAGAAGATGGCCGGGCCGGGTTTCTCAAGGCAGTTGCACTCACCGTGCAGCGCCGACCTTGGTGAGGTGCCGGATCTGGACTCCTCCTCCGACCCGGCAGAGCGGCGTCCGTGGGTACCCACCGCACGGCCGCGTCGTCGTGGTCGATCACTGGACTGTGTGAGGACCCTCTCTGTGCCGCCCCCTCCTTCCTCCAAGTAGTATGTTCGGAATTCACAAAAAAAGAAAACTATGTGATCAAATATGTTTACTAAGAAAGAATTTAGGATTGACAAGCTTCTTGTACGGGCATTCATCTTGGGGATTCAACAGTTAACAGATACAAACAAGATAGTTTTGTTGCACATTCTAGCATAAAGTTGCATTACTATCGATCTAATTTGAGAACACTATATGTGAGATGATGGTCGGGAACTTGGACTCGAACAAAACTGCAATGTTATAATAATAGTTCGACACTATATGCTCATTATCGCAGAATGCATTGTTTGCTAAGGAAAAACGGACAAAGTACATAGATCAGACTGTGTCTAAAACTTATAAAAAACGACATGTTGACATCCGTGGAAGAGGGACACATGCATACCTTGCAGTGCTCGCAATTGTAAGCGTAGTTCTCATCCATCCAGTACTGCAGCTTCCCAGTGGGATCTAGAGGGGCCTGACCTGGGACCAACCGACGCGTGCACCGAGCAAGTTGGCCGTCGTAGTATGCGGGCTCAAGCAGACAAGCCACTCTGTCCAGACGGTGTCAAATTGCCATAGGAAAAAGaggggacgaaaataaaccggttgaaaataggtACAGAAGAGCCACAAGACTGATCTGAGTTTCAGCTGAACTTCAACCAATTGCTTACAGTCCAGAATAGAGTCGCAAAATTGCATCAAGAACAGGATCTGACACTTGCATTGTGGTGTTTTCCCACTGTatatctgacacacacactacATGCACTCTGCAGATATGTATCCAACCGGCTATACTCTACGCTCACTGGATTTTGCGGACTTCTTGGCCATGTTAGGTAAAGAAGCTCCGTAAGTGTCATTTCGTAGCAAGATTGCAGCCACTCCTGCCTCCTCCTATATGTAGTACTTGAAACCTTCACATGAAGACTGTCATTAAGAAAATGGCTGTATCAAAGTGAATCTTGTGAAGAGAGTCAATTCAGCTCTAGTGTTCAATGTCACAATGTCAGAAAGCAAGCAATAATAATTCAGTTATATGATCAAGCCCTCAACCGGAACCCGCGACATGCCCCGACGCTCGGTCCCCATCCCGCACTGTTGTGGACATCCCCGAGGTGTCCCCAAGCCGACGCGTGATCTGGCTCCAGCGACCAGGCGCGTCCATCGATCGGGATCTTGGCCAGCGCCCGCGGGTCCCTTCAACACCGCCGCCCTCCGGAAATTTCTCACTCAAGAGAAATGGAAACTTCTCACTGAAGAGAAATTTTCTTTTGAAACTAAATAATATAGACTAATTACTAACAAGATGAATGTTCTGACCATGAGATAGTTACAGTGCCCTCCATACAAAAAAAGAACTTGAATCGGAGATCGGTATAAGTTATAGCTCTTTCACCGTCCTTGAAGAAAAATATAACTGTTGCACAATGCTAGGCACACAGATAAACCCCAAACATATTGTATATTTATAGAAACTTCAACAATATAAGAAAATCTAGGGATCAAATGGTAAACTGTTTTAGGATCTTGCACAAGAAATCAGTAAAACTTGCAAAGTGCAATTGCAGATCCTGTCCTACTATTCTCAAAATTCAGAGATGTCATAAACTAAAGCCACTTCTGTTTAGGCTAAAACAGAGTGTCGTGATGTTTGTTTTGGGCAAATTTCTTTTGGCAAACTCAGTGATGCTGTAAAAAACCATAAACCAAAGCAAATGCATGCTGTTTGTTCACTTCACCTTTTATGTAGGATCTGCTGAACTGATGAGTTCAATAATTGTATTTGGAATATGATATCATATATAGTAACTCATTGCCTGCTACCAATACAAGAAACCTcacatgaagcatatgacaaggtttATCAAACGAGCAAGTAGGATTAACCTCCAGAAAATTACATCAAGATGGAAGCTTTCTATTTAGTAGACAGGTAGTTGATGGGATGTTACCTGCAGGACCTTGGTCTTTTCTCCTCTGAGATGAGCTGTGCCGCCATGACGGACAGTCCTTCCAGTTCCACATGCTTGGACGGCCAGTGCCATCCAACAGCAGGTGGCGTAGTGGAGGCATGGGTGATCTGCACACGCACACACATCTGCTAGGTCAAGCGCCAAGGGAGGTGGAGCAGACCAACAAAGAACTCGCCAGAAATTGTTTTTTTTTCTACCTAATATCCTGCTCCCAAATACAAAGAAATTGTTATTTTTTTGAAAATAAGAGTTATATTAGCACGGGCACCAAGAGGAATGATATTGTATCATCTTCAGGGCATGCCTCACTGAAAGCAATTTTTGGTCGAAAGTAGCATGATCTAAATTAGCTGATGTGGGATCCTTCAGAACTAATTGGCTGACATAAAAACGGTTAAATCAATAACACAACAGAACAATAATTAAATGCATAGTTTTACTTAAAGGCATAGACCTGAAAAGTAGTCATCCAAACAATTAGACCTTGATTTGAGTATGCCTACACTCAAACCTTTCATTAACAATCATCTTGTTGTTGGTCTGCACCATATGAACCCAAAGTAAGTTTTCccttttactttttattttaaTGCAAATGTGTAACAGAGAGAGGGTCTGAAAAGAGAGATAGTTCGCATGCATGTAAGGATGATTAGAGATAAGTATTAGTTTTTCAATCGTTAGGCATCTATATATAAGGCATCTAC
This region of Triticum aestivum cultivar Chinese Spring chromosome 2D, IWGSC CS RefSeq v2.1, whole genome shotgun sequence genomic DNA includes:
- the LOC123050755 gene encoding uncharacterized protein isoform X2, encoding MRISARDKLVNAGKSKRKRLKSTFEDHPCLHYATCCWMALAVQACGTGRTVRHGGTAHLRGEKTKVLQVSSTTYRRRQEWLQSCYEMTLTELLYLTWPRSPQNPVSVEYSRLDTYLQSACSVCVRYTVGKHHNASVRSCS
- the LOC123050755 gene encoding uncharacterized protein isoform X3 — its product is MRISARDKLVNAGKSKRKRLKSTFEVHRKMKRIMPFCWNCFSGLSNHSDHPCLHYATCCWMALAVQACGTGRTVRHGGTAHLRGEKTKVLQSSCEGFKYYI
- the LOC123050755 gene encoding uncharacterized protein isoform X1, whose protein sequence is MRISARDKLVNAGKSKRKRLKSTFEVHRKMKRIMPFCWNCFSGLSNHSDHPCLHYATCCWMALAVQACGTGRTVRHGGTAHLRGEKTKVLQVSSTTYRRRQEWLQSCYEMTLTELLYLTWPRSPQNPVSVEYSRLDTYLQSACSVCVRYTVGKHHNASVRSCS